A stretch of DNA from Cellulomonas xiejunii:
GTCGTCCACCGGGCGCTGCTCGAGGTAACGGGTGTACGAGCCCTCCTCGGGGCTGCTGTCCTCGAGCAGGAGACCGGACGCGTCCCGGACGAGCTGGTGCAGCTCCCCGGCCGAGTCCCTGTACCGCAGCACCTCGCCCGCGCGGCCCAGACCGTCCTCGCCCTGGCCGACCTCGGCGCCCGGGAGCGACGCCGCGACCGCCCACAGCGCGGACCTCAGGTCCTCGGCCCACAGGCCTCCCTCACGCAGCGCGGTCCGCACGACCTCGTACACCTTGTCGTCATCCGTGCCCGCACCCCGCCCTTCCTCCAGGCTGTCGCGCACGACCTGCGCGAGCTCGTCGCCGTCGGTGGGCAGAACGGTGGGGTCGGTGAGCATCTCGTGCCGCTGGCCCGCCACCACCCAGGTGCCGAGGACCACGGACGGCCCCGTGCCCATGGCCGCCTCGAGGTCACCGTCCGAGACCAGCAGCCCGGGACGCTCCCGGCTCCTCCACGACTCCCCGCGCTGCGTCTCGGGGGGCATCAGCACCCCGTCCTGCCACGCCGGGTAGCTCGCCTCGGTGAGCTGGTACCAGTACTTCGCGTCCCCGTCCCACGGGTCGCCCGGGACGCCGGTCACCGTGCCGTCGGCCGCGATGACGGCGACCCCGGGCACGGTCGGACGCCGCGTGGGTACGGACGGCGCCACCGGCTCCGAGGCCGCCGGGGGCTCCGCACCCGACGTCCCGGCCGGCGGGATGGGCTGCGGCGCGGCGCCGCCGAGCGCGGACCCGGCGAGCGACCCGACGCCGAGCACCAGCGCCAGCGTGCCCGCCGTGAACCCGCCGCGCACGACGGCCCGCCGCCGGCGCGCACGGGGCACGACCCGGTCGACATCCACCTCGACCGCCGGCACGACGGCCGCCGCCCGCTCCCGCAGCACCTGCGCGTAACGCTCGTCCTGCGTGCTCATCGCACACCTCCGTCCCGCACGCCGGCAGCCGGCGTCGCGGCGTCGTCGCGGTCGTGGTCGCCCATCGCCTCGCGCAGCCGGGCGAGCGCCCGGGACGCGGTCGACTTCACCGTGCCGACGGAGATGCCCAGGTCGTCGGCGACCTCCTTCTCCGTCAGTCCCTCCAGGTGGCGCAGGACGACGACGCGGCGCTGGCGTGCCGTGAGCAGCGCGAGCGCCCGGACGAGCTGGTCCCGGTCCGCGTGCAGCTGCTGGCCGTCGTCGCGGCCGCGCTCGGGGAGCTCGGACGTCGCGAGCAGGACCTCGCGGCGTCGCCGTCGCCACGTCGACACCCGCTGGTTGGCCAGCACCCGACGGGCGTACGCGAGCGGCTCGCGCTCTCGCGCCCGGTCCCAGGCGAGGTAGGTGCGCACCATGGCCTGCTGCACCAGCTCGTCGGCCTGGTGCGTGTCACCGCAGAGCAACCAGGCGTCCGCGCGAGCGACGGCACGGCGGTCACCATGAACGCGGCGAACTCCTCGTCGCGGCCACGGCCCGGCGGCAGCACCGTGGCCAGCGGTTCGCGCGGGCCTGCGTCGTCCGGCGGGTCGTGCTGCTGCGCCCCGTGCGGTGGCGTCGACGTCCTCATGCCCTCTTCACGCACGACGCCCCACGAAGGTTGCGTCGCGGGGCGTCGGGATCGTTCCGGGATCAGGCCTGGACGACTTCACCCTCACCCAGGAGCTTGCGCAGGTACGCGTACGTGAGGTCGCCGGCGGTCTGGTCGTGCTGGTGCTCGTAGCCGGCCTTGTTGTACAGGGCGATGTTCTGCAGCGAGTCGCGGCCCGTGAAGACCCAGACCTCCTCGATGCCGTCCGGCAGCGTCGGCAGGATCGCGGAGAGCAGCTCGGTGCCGATGCCCTTGCCCTGCAGGTCGGGGGCCACGGCGAACCGGCCGAGCGTGGCCTTGCCGCCCTCGACGAGCACGCGGATGGAGCCGACCAGACGGTGACCCCACCAGGCACCGAGCGTGATGACGCCGTCGGCCTCCAGGTCGGCCTTGAGCTCCTTGAGCGTCTGCGTCAGCGGCGGGATGTTCGGGTCGCCGTACTGCTGCGCCTCGGTGACGAAGGCGGCGCGGCGCAGCGTGAGCAGCTCACCCGCGTCGTCCACGGTCACCGGGCGGATGTCGAGGGCGGTCATGGCGCCATGGTGTCAGCCCGCGGCACCCGCGCACTACTCTCAGACCTCGTGTCACACACTTCGCCCGTCGACCCGACGCACCTCGTCCTGACCCTGTCCTGCCCCGACCAGCCCGGCATCGTCGCGGCCGTCGCCGGTCTGCTGGCCGAGCACGGGGGCAACATCACCGAGTCGCAGCAGTTCGGTGACCCGTTGTCCGGGTTGTTCTTCATGCGCGTGCAGGTGACGACGGACGCCGGGGACGACGTGCTGCGGGCGGGCCTGACCCGGCTCGCGGACCGGTTCGGCATGACGTGGCGACTGGACGTCGCGGGCCGACCCGTCCGCACGCTGGTCATGGTGTCGACGACGGCGCACTGCCTCAACGACCTGGCGTTCCGGCAGCGCTCGGAGAACCTGCCCGTGGACCTCGTCGCCGTCGTGTCCAACCACGACGTGCTGCGCCCCATGGCCGACTTCTACGGCATCCCGTTCCACCACGTGCCGGTGACGGCGGCGACGAAGGCGGCGGCCGAGGCGCGCCTGCTCGAGCTGGTCGAGGAGCTCGATGTGGAGCTCGTCGTGCTCGCGCGCTACATGCAGATCCTGTCCGACGACCTGTGCCGGCGCCTGCAGGGCCGGGTCATCAACATCCACCACTCGTTCCTGCCGTCGTTCAAGGGCGCACGCCCCTACGCGCAGGCGCACCAGCGCGGCGTCAAGCTCATCGGGGCGACGGCGCACTACGTGACGGGCGACCTCGACGAGGGCCCGATCATCGAGCAGGACGTCGAGCGTGTGGACCACACGCACGCGGTCGAGCACCTCGTGGCCCTGGGTCAGGACGTCGAGCGCCGTGCGCTGGCACGCGCCGTGCGCTGGCACGCCGAGCACCGCGTGCTGCTGGACGGCACCCGGACGATCGTCTTCCGCTGACCGCGTCGCGGCGGGGCTCCCGCCGCGCGTGTGGTCGGTCCGGCACGAAGCGTTTCGCCCCGTGCGGTCGCGCGCGCCGCGCGACATGCTCGGCCTGACGGTGCGGCAAACGTTCCCCGCCGTCGAGGAGTGCCGGTGCGCCGTCGCGCCCGGCAGGGCGAGGAGGGCACCACCATGAGACTGTTCCGCACCCGCGGTCGCGGCGCCGTACGTGTCGGCCTGCTGGGCACTGTGGTCGCGCTGGCGCTGGCGGGAGCTGCGCAGCTCGCCGGCGCACCGGCGGCGCAGGCCGCCTCGCTGGTCGAGGTGACCGGCTTCGGCACCAACCCCGGCGGCCTGCGCATGTACCAGTTCGTGCCCGACCGCCTGCCCGCCAACCCCGGCGTGCTGGTCGTCGTGCACTACTGCACCGGCAGCGCGCAGGCGATGTACAGCGGCCAGCAGTTCGACGAGCTCGCCTCCCAGCACGGGTACATCGTCGTGTACCCCAGCACGAACCGGCCGGGCAACTGCTTCGACGTCTCGTCGTCGGCCGCGATGACGCGTGACGGCGGCTCGGACCCGCAGAGCATCGTGCAGATGGTCCGGCACGTGCAGCAGCGCTACACGACGGACACGTCGCGCGTCTTCATCACGGGGACGTCGTCGGGTGCCATGACGACCCAGCTGGTGCTGGCCGAGTACCCCGACGTCTTCGCAGCCGGTGCCGCGTTCGCCGGCGTCCCCGCCACGTGCTTCTCGACCGGTGGCGCGAAGCCGGGCACGACGGCGCAGGCCGGCTGGAACAGCGACTGCGCCCAGGGCCGGCGCATCCTGTCCGCCCAGCAGTGGGGCGACCTCGCCCGGGCCACGTACCCCGGCTACAGCGGCAAGCGCCCCCGCGTCCAGCTGTGGCACGGCAGCAACGACGAGACCCTGAGCTCGCAGAACCACACCGAGGCCGTCAAGCAGTGGACGAACGTGATGGGGATCAGCTCGACCCCCGCCTCGACCGAGACCATCGGCAACCGCACGCGCGCCCGCTACGGCGGTACCGGCACGCAGGCGCTGCTGGAGGCCAACCTCCTGCAGGGCGTGACGCACAACCTGCCGGTCGACGCTGCCGCGGCGATCGCGTTCTTCGGCCTCGACCAGACGAGCACGACGCCCACCCCGACACCCACGCCCACCCCGACACCCACACCCACGGCGACCACCACACCCACACCCACACCGACGCCGACGCCGACGCCGACGGTCACCCCGACCCCGACCCCGACCCCGACCCCGACGCCTACCCCGACCCCGACGCCCACCCCGACGACCGGCGCCCCGGCCGGGACGTGCTCCGTCGCGTACTCCGTCAACCAGTGGAACACCGGTTTCACGGCCAACCTCACGATCGCCAACACGTCGTCCAGCGCGATCAACGGGTGGACCCTGAGCTGGGCCTTCCCCTCCGGCCAGCAGGTCACCCAGGCCTGGAGCAGTGAGGTGGAGCAGTCCGGCAGCCGGGTGACGGCGCGGAACGCACCGTGGAACGGCACGATCCCGGCCGGCGGCTCGGTGCAGATCGGCTTCAACGGGTCGCACTCCGGCACCAACGCGTCACCGTCGTCGTTCACGCTGAACGGCGCCACCTGCACCAACGGCTGACCGCCCACCCGCGCCGTGAGTGAGGCGGCGGCTCCTGCGACGCGGGAGCCGCCGCCTCGCGCGGCGCGGGGCCACGCCGCGCGATGTCACACGGACGTGACCGACGTGACTGAAGTCCGACAAATCGTTT
This window harbors:
- a CDS encoding SigE family RNA polymerase sigma factor encodes the protein MLCGDTHQADELVQQAMVRTYLAWDRAREREPLAYARRVLANQRVSTWRRRRREVLLATSELPERGRDDGQQLHADRDQLVRALALLTARQRRVVVLRHLEGLTEKEVADDLGISVGTVKSTASRALARLREAMGDHDRDDAATPAAGVRDGGVR
- a CDS encoding GNAT family N-acetyltransferase — its product is MTALDIRPVTVDDAGELLTLRRAAFVTEAQQYGDPNIPPLTQTLKELKADLEADGVITLGAWWGHRLVGSIRVLVEGGKATLGRFAVAPDLQGKGIGTELLSAILPTLPDGIEEVWVFTGRDSLQNIALYNKAGYEHQHDQTAGDLTYAYLRKLLGEGEVVQA
- the purU gene encoding formyltetrahydrofolate deformylase; protein product: MSHTSPVDPTHLVLTLSCPDQPGIVAAVAGLLAEHGGNITESQQFGDPLSGLFFMRVQVTTDAGDDVLRAGLTRLADRFGMTWRLDVAGRPVRTLVMVSTTAHCLNDLAFRQRSENLPVDLVAVVSNHDVLRPMADFYGIPFHHVPVTAATKAAAEARLLELVEELDVELVVLARYMQILSDDLCRRLQGRVINIHHSFLPSFKGARPYAQAHQRGVKLIGATAHYVTGDLDEGPIIEQDVERVDHTHAVEHLVALGQDVERRALARAVRWHAEHRVLLDGTRTIVFR
- a CDS encoding extracellular catalytic domain type 1 short-chain-length polyhydroxyalkanoate depolymerase yields the protein MRLFRTRGRGAVRVGLLGTVVALALAGAAQLAGAPAAQAASLVEVTGFGTNPGGLRMYQFVPDRLPANPGVLVVVHYCTGSAQAMYSGQQFDELASQHGYIVVYPSTNRPGNCFDVSSSAAMTRDGGSDPQSIVQMVRHVQQRYTTDTSRVFITGTSSGAMTTQLVLAEYPDVFAAGAAFAGVPATCFSTGGAKPGTTAQAGWNSDCAQGRRILSAQQWGDLARATYPGYSGKRPRVQLWHGSNDETLSSQNHTEAVKQWTNVMGISSTPASTETIGNRTRARYGGTGTQALLEANLLQGVTHNLPVDAAAAIAFFGLDQTSTTPTPTPTPTPTPTPTATTTPTPTPTPTPTPTVTPTPTPTPTPTPTPTPTPTPTTGAPAGTCSVAYSVNQWNTGFTANLTIANTSSSAINGWTLSWAFPSGQQVTQAWSSEVEQSGSRVTARNAPWNGTIPAGGSVQIGFNGSHSGTNASPSSFTLNGATCTNG